A DNA window from Pseudarthrobacter sp. W1I19 contains the following coding sequences:
- a CDS encoding M48 family metallopeptidase yields MITTEGAPVEVRRSARRTRTVAAFWENGTAVVAIPARFTAAQEREWVQRMLAKLHKQGERRAASGRKRPASDAALAAHAAQLSERYLGGRSKPASVRWVSNQNSRWGSATPAEGTIRLSDKLRPMPQWVIDYVLLHELAHLLVAGHNAEFWKLLEAYPETARAKAFLDGVSFAMARGLKDGGAPDVAGAAGPGQAPWSGETSSGETWPGETWTDDAD; encoded by the coding sequence GTGATCACCACAGAGGGTGCTCCCGTTGAAGTCCGCCGCTCTGCGCGACGCACCAGGACGGTTGCCGCTTTCTGGGAGAACGGGACGGCCGTGGTGGCCATCCCTGCGCGGTTCACGGCCGCCCAGGAACGGGAATGGGTCCAGCGCATGCTGGCCAAGCTGCACAAACAGGGGGAGCGCCGCGCAGCTTCCGGCCGGAAACGCCCGGCCTCGGATGCCGCCCTGGCCGCGCATGCTGCCCAGTTGTCCGAACGGTACCTCGGCGGGCGGTCGAAGCCGGCCTCGGTGCGGTGGGTCAGCAATCAGAACTCGCGCTGGGGTTCGGCCACCCCGGCTGAAGGCACCATCAGGCTTTCGGACAAGCTGCGTCCCATGCCCCAGTGGGTCATCGACTACGTCCTGCTCCATGAGCTCGCCCACCTCCTGGTGGCAGGGCATAACGCGGAGTTCTGGAAGCTTCTGGAGGCCTATCCGGAGACGGCACGGGCGAAGGCCTTCCTGGACGGTGTGTCCTTCGCCATGGCCCGCGGGCTCAAGGACGGCGGAGCACCGGATGTTGCCGGCGCCGCCGGACCCGGGCAGGCGCCCTGGTCCGGCGAAACGTCGTCCGGCGAAACGTGGCCCGGCGAAACCTGGACGGACGACGCCGACTAG
- a CDS encoding ATP-dependent DNA helicase UvrD2: MTTQNFDSAASLEDRILGGLDAEQREVASTLNGPLCVLAGAGTGKTRAITHRIAYGVHSGVYTPQRLLAVTFTARAAAEMRSRLRDLGAGNVQARTFHAAALRQLQFFWPQAVGGTLPNLLDHKAQMLAEAARRLRLSTDRASIRDLASEIEWAKVSMLTPANYLENAQDRGTPGGFDLTAVARVFQSYEDVKTDRNVIDFEDVLLITVGILQEDEKVAATVREQYRHFVVDEYQDVSPLQQRLLELWLGGRDELCVVGDASQTIYSFTGASPKHLLEFKARYPQANVVKLIRDYRSTPQVVKLANDLLAGRRSGGPVADAAWAAPLQLVAQRPAGPAPQFTECSDDEAEAATVAQKIKALLDAGTPASEVAVLFRTNGQSEAYEQALAAAGIGYQLRGGERFFARKEVRDAILQLRAATRAVSAESPEPLGQLVRDIVASLGYTDSPPHNGGALRERWESLAALVALADELVQSRGPEFGLAEFVNELQERSLAQHAPTVQGVTLASLHAAKGLEWDAVFLVGLSEGLMPISFADSPEAVDEERRLLYVGITRAREHLSLSWSTARTPGGRANRKPSRFLDGLRPDSVASSSARGKGAAPRRKAAAPAVCRVCGSMLSTGAERKVGRCNSCPPSYEEQTFEALRTWRRETALSADVPAFVVFTDATLTAIAEAKPSSLEELAALAGVGPSKLERYGEDVLRVLVESTSL; encoded by the coding sequence GTGACTACACAGAATTTTGACAGCGCAGCATCGCTGGAGGACCGTATCCTCGGCGGCCTGGATGCCGAACAGCGCGAGGTTGCCAGCACACTGAACGGGCCGCTGTGTGTCCTTGCCGGCGCCGGCACCGGCAAGACCCGGGCCATCACCCACCGCATCGCCTACGGTGTCCACTCAGGGGTCTACACACCCCAGCGGCTCCTGGCCGTAACCTTCACGGCGCGCGCGGCCGCAGAAATGCGCAGCAGGCTGCGCGACCTCGGCGCAGGCAACGTCCAGGCCCGCACATTCCACGCCGCGGCACTGCGCCAGCTGCAGTTCTTCTGGCCGCAGGCCGTTGGCGGAACGCTTCCCAACCTGCTGGACCACAAGGCCCAGATGCTCGCCGAGGCTGCCCGGCGGCTCCGGCTGAGCACGGACAGGGCGTCCATCCGAGATCTTGCCTCGGAAATCGAATGGGCTAAAGTCTCCATGCTGACCCCCGCCAACTACCTCGAAAATGCGCAGGACAGGGGCACTCCCGGCGGCTTCGACCTCACCGCCGTGGCCCGGGTCTTCCAGTCCTACGAGGATGTCAAGACAGACCGCAATGTCATCGACTTCGAAGATGTCCTGCTGATCACCGTGGGCATCCTGCAGGAGGACGAGAAGGTTGCTGCCACCGTGCGGGAGCAGTACCGGCACTTTGTGGTTGATGAGTACCAGGACGTCTCCCCGCTGCAGCAGCGGCTCCTTGAACTCTGGCTGGGCGGCCGGGACGAGCTGTGCGTGGTGGGGGACGCCAGCCAGACCATCTACTCGTTCACAGGTGCTTCGCCGAAGCACCTGCTGGAATTCAAGGCCCGTTATCCGCAGGCCAATGTAGTGAAGCTGATCAGGGATTACCGCTCCACCCCGCAGGTAGTGAAGCTCGCCAACGACCTCCTCGCCGGCAGGCGCAGCGGCGGCCCCGTGGCTGACGCCGCGTGGGCGGCCCCGCTGCAGCTCGTGGCCCAGCGCCCCGCCGGGCCTGCACCGCAGTTCACCGAGTGCTCAGACGACGAAGCGGAAGCCGCCACGGTGGCGCAGAAGATCAAGGCGTTGCTCGACGCCGGCACCCCGGCCAGCGAGGTGGCCGTCCTTTTCCGCACCAATGGACAGTCCGAGGCCTACGAACAGGCCCTCGCCGCTGCCGGCATTGGCTACCAACTGCGCGGGGGAGAGCGCTTCTTTGCCCGCAAGGAAGTGCGCGACGCCATCCTGCAGCTGCGGGCAGCCACCCGTGCCGTCTCCGCTGAGTCTCCGGAACCGCTCGGCCAGCTGGTCCGCGATATCGTGGCCTCGCTCGGCTACACGGATTCGCCGCCCCACAACGGCGGTGCGCTGCGAGAACGCTGGGAGTCCCTGGCGGCACTGGTGGCCCTCGCCGATGAACTCGTCCAGTCGCGGGGTCCGGAGTTCGGGCTGGCTGAATTTGTGAACGAACTCCAGGAACGCTCGCTGGCCCAGCATGCGCCCACGGTGCAGGGCGTCACCCTGGCGTCCCTGCATGCCGCGAAAGGCCTGGAGTGGGACGCGGTATTCCTGGTGGGACTCAGCGAAGGGCTCATGCCCATCTCGTTCGCCGACTCGCCGGAGGCCGTGGATGAGGAGCGCCGGCTTCTCTACGTGGGTATCACCCGGGCCCGCGAACACCTCTCTTTATCCTGGTCCACGGCCCGCACCCCCGGCGGCCGGGCCAACCGCAAGCCCTCCCGGTTCCTGGACGGGCTGCGCCCCGATTCGGTCGCCAGCTCCAGTGCGCGCGGGAAAGGCGCGGCACCGCGCCGCAAGGCCGCCGCCCCCGCGGTGTGCAGGGTTTGCGGCAGCATGCTCAGTACGGGAGCCGAGCGGAAGGTGGGGCGCTGCAACTCCTGCCCGCCGAGCTATGAGGAACAGACGTTCGAGGCCCTGCGGACGTGGCGGCGTGAAACGGCCCTGTCCGCCGACGTACCCGCCTTTGTGGTGTTCACCGACGCCACGCTGACAGCAATTGCCGAAGCAAAACCTTCCTCACTGGAGGAACTTGCCGCGCTTGCCGGTGTGGGCCCGTCCAAGCTGGAACGTTACGGCGAAGACGTCCTCCGGGTCCTGGTTGAAAGCACCTCGCTGTGA
- a CDS encoding zinc-dependent metalloprotease has product MTSNPLNPSNGDDTPKDPLTEMLQNLMGGKGMENFDPAELAKAAGLPNDPNLLAQMFSQVQAMMSAPSEGPVNWQLAHENARRVAASSADPSVTAQQSREVDEALRLAELWLDPVTDLPATGLIGRAWSRAEWVEATLGTWKRLTEPVANSIANALSSAMTEQMPEEMKSMMGGASSMLQNMGGAIFGMQLGQAIGALSQDVVSSTDIGVPLADLEMALLPVNIAAFGEGLSLPENDIRLFLAVREAAHARLFVQVPWLRGHLLGAIEAYARGIHIDTSRIEELARDLDPSNPEGIQEALSQGVFMPQRTPAQDQALEKLETALALVEGWVDELTAAATDKVLPSAGALRETVRRRRATGGPAEHAFAALVGLELRPRRLREAATLWATLKEERGIEGRDAIWHHPDLLPTAEDLDDPKGFSGRRKLAEASDSEVDDALQKLLSGGFDATPSDGTEESDGGAAGGGQAGSDGGTEGGQGDQDGPDGAPKS; this is encoded by the coding sequence ATGACCTCCAACCCACTTAATCCGTCCAACGGCGACGATACCCCCAAGGACCCGTTGACCGAGATGCTGCAAAACCTGATGGGCGGCAAGGGGATGGAGAATTTCGACCCCGCCGAACTGGCCAAGGCAGCCGGCCTTCCTAACGACCCCAACCTGCTGGCCCAGATGTTCTCTCAGGTGCAGGCCATGATGAGCGCCCCGTCCGAGGGGCCCGTGAACTGGCAGCTTGCCCATGAGAATGCCCGGCGGGTGGCAGCATCCAGTGCCGATCCGTCAGTCACCGCACAGCAGTCCCGTGAGGTGGACGAGGCGCTGCGGCTCGCTGAGCTGTGGCTCGACCCCGTCACCGATCTTCCCGCCACCGGCCTGATCGGCCGGGCATGGTCCCGCGCAGAGTGGGTCGAGGCCACATTGGGCACCTGGAAGAGGCTCACCGAGCCGGTGGCAAACAGCATCGCCAATGCGCTCTCCTCCGCCATGACGGAGCAGATGCCTGAGGAGATGAAATCCATGATGGGCGGGGCATCATCCATGCTCCAGAACATGGGCGGCGCGATCTTCGGCATGCAGCTTGGACAGGCCATCGGCGCCCTCTCCCAGGACGTGGTCAGTTCCACCGACATCGGCGTACCCCTTGCCGACCTTGAAATGGCCCTCCTGCCCGTGAACATCGCCGCCTTCGGCGAAGGGCTGTCCCTGCCAGAAAACGACATCCGGCTCTTCCTCGCGGTCCGGGAAGCTGCCCACGCACGGCTCTTCGTCCAGGTTCCGTGGCTCCGGGGCCACCTGTTGGGCGCGATCGAGGCCTACGCCCGCGGCATCCACATCGACACGTCCCGGATTGAAGAACTGGCCAGGGACCTGGACCCCAGCAATCCCGAGGGCATCCAGGAAGCCTTGTCGCAGGGTGTGTTTATGCCGCAGCGGACTCCTGCCCAGGACCAGGCGCTGGAGAAGCTGGAGACGGCGCTGGCCCTCGTGGAAGGCTGGGTGGACGAACTGACCGCCGCAGCCACGGACAAGGTGCTGCCTTCCGCCGGCGCGCTGCGCGAAACAGTCCGCCGCCGCCGGGCTACGGGTGGGCCTGCAGAGCATGCTTTCGCCGCCTTGGTGGGGCTGGAACTTCGACCCCGCCGGCTGCGGGAGGCTGCAACACTTTGGGCCACTCTGAAGGAAGAACGCGGCATCGAAGGCCGCGACGCCATCTGGCACCACCCCGACCTCCTGCCCACCGCTGAGGACCTGGACGATCCGAAGGGCTTCAGCGGCCGCCGCAAGCTGGCCGAGGCCAGTGACAGCGAAGTGGACGACGCCCTGCAGAAACTGCTGAGCGGCGGGTTTGACGCTACCCCGTCCGACGGGACCGAAGAGTCCGACGGCGGGGCGGCGGGCGGCGGTCAGGCTGGGTCCGACGGCGGCACCGAAGGTGGGCAGGGCGACCAGGATGGCCCGGACGGTGCGCCGAAAAGCTAA
- the nudC gene encoding NAD(+) diphosphatase, with the protein MSHAESATPVHQGNAARLPANHLMDTVLPVPPALVDRGSVARAQPGMVDDLLASTETLAVVLAGRQGLIRDGGLYLPNARELHAALAAADAAPQPAVYLGSALPDSELPTGTELLLFVLPEAVEPGTAGIPGDAVWAGFREVAAGLTPMDTALFVEASAITNWHATHTHCPRCGTPTEVEAGGWVRRCPADSSEHYPRTDPAIIVTVVGPDGRLLLGGGGARDAKNFSTLAGFVEPGESLEQAVVREIYEEVGVRVTACQYLGSQSWPFPASLMLGFTAVTEDAEATPDGVEVTRARWFSREELQEAVLTGEITISSRLSIARSLIEHWFGGRIQDRAGA; encoded by the coding sequence ATGAGCCACGCGGAGTCTGCCACACCGGTCCATCAGGGCAACGCTGCCCGGCTGCCGGCCAACCACCTCATGGACACGGTCCTCCCGGTGCCGCCCGCGCTGGTGGACCGCGGATCGGTGGCACGGGCACAGCCGGGAATGGTGGACGATCTCCTCGCCAGCACAGAAACCTTGGCCGTAGTGCTCGCCGGCAGGCAGGGCCTGATCCGCGATGGTGGGCTGTATCTGCCGAACGCGCGCGAACTGCACGCTGCCCTTGCCGCCGCAGATGCTGCTCCCCAGCCGGCGGTCTACCTGGGCTCAGCCCTGCCGGACTCGGAGCTTCCCACTGGAACCGAGTTGCTGCTGTTCGTCCTGCCGGAGGCAGTTGAACCTGGGACGGCCGGGATTCCGGGAGATGCCGTCTGGGCAGGTTTCCGGGAGGTAGCTGCCGGGCTCACCCCCATGGACACGGCGCTTTTTGTTGAGGCCAGCGCCATCACCAACTGGCACGCCACCCATACGCACTGCCCGCGCTGTGGCACCCCCACGGAGGTCGAGGCAGGGGGATGGGTCCGGCGCTGCCCGGCGGATTCCTCCGAGCACTACCCGCGGACCGATCCTGCCATCATCGTTACCGTCGTAGGCCCGGACGGCCGCCTGCTCCTGGGCGGCGGCGGAGCACGTGATGCAAAGAACTTTTCCACGCTCGCCGGGTTTGTGGAACCGGGGGAGTCCCTGGAACAGGCCGTGGTCCGGGAGATCTACGAAGAAGTCGGGGTCAGGGTAACTGCGTGCCAGTACCTCGGCTCGCAGTCGTGGCCGTTCCCGGCCTCCCTTATGCTTGGATTTACCGCCGTCACCGAAGACGCCGAGGCAACGCCCGACGGCGTGGAGGTCACCAGGGCACGCTGGTTCAGCCGGGAGGAACTCCAGGAAGCCGTGCTCACCGGCGAGATCACCATCTCCAGCCGGCTGTCCATTGCCCGCTCCCTCATCGAGCATTGGTTCGGCGGACGCATTCAGGACCGGGCAGGCGCCTGA
- a CDS encoding ATP-dependent DNA helicase, translating into MSPDTNVNRPGVPEPRFTPEELSRLLGEKNVPTPEQSAIISSPLAPRLVIAGAGSGKTATMADRVVWLVANGWVRPEEVLGVTFTRKAAGELASRIRAKLAALQRLAGQDGGRRLFPEQPISSDSLEPKVSTYHSFASGIVSDYGLRLGVERDVVLLGGAQAWQLASEVVEAYDGEYAHFRAAKSTLVKAVIQLAGECAEHLQEPEDVEAWLMARLSEFESLSYMADKKKNPPQAAAELAGMLRTRASVADMVGRYAAAKRARGALDFGDLVALAAKVAQDVPLAAQMERQRYKVVLLDEFQDTSYAQLVLFSRLFGAGHAVTAVGDPNQSIYGFRGASAGQLFHFVREFPVRTGPADSPGNWAPAPTSYLTTAWRNGRSILAAANVMSDSLGKAAAARGPAGGGSAPGGGGTAAADVPPLQPSPYAVDGTVVLGRFGTDADEAAVLADEVLKYRVTDFELKPDGTPVPPAIAVLCRRRAQMETVRRQFEARGIPYEIVGLGGLLDTPEIVDLVATLRVLADPGRSDSLMRLLAGARWRIGPADLMALRDWSSQLARRRGQSAVRAGDDRSMDGQPDDGSDTVLEGDLTDGASLVEALDWLPREGWTSAHGRSLSGAARGRLARLSAELRQLRGYLGDDLTTLLGEVERAMLLDIEVAARPGISIHQARRNLDAFQDAAAGFLRTSQRVDILAFLSWLEAAAAEENGLEAPAADVNREAVQLLTVHASKGLEWDVVFVPGLNAGAFPSDRDSRWSSGSAALPWPLRGDRADLPQWDLDQPDQKGWLDAEKEFKAAVQAHGESEERRLAYVAYTRAKHVLWVSSAAWVGSRAGRADMSPFLAELEPLAIVVDGKAPAAVVHPASQDEASLPETSPLTLETEVASWPYDPLEGPVDPRTGDRLRLSSGRRGAMEAAAAKVLAALEHHGQEPFAGEGAPGGDPTDGRLLSGVARGWAREAALLLERRSRRSASRDVHLPGHISASTLVELREDATAVLGRLRRPVPREPGMSARKGTAFHSWVEEYFGAAGMLDLDEAPGSDDHIDAAYDLDAMVATFKASPWASRSPAFVEVPVETRVGDVVVRGRIDAVFRDADGRWDLVDWKTGRRPSAAALKTKAVQLAVYRLAWARLKDVPLEEVRAAFFYVADNEVVRPHDLGSARELERIVSAALSS; encoded by the coding sequence ATGAGCCCGGATACAAACGTGAACAGGCCTGGCGTTCCCGAACCGCGGTTCACCCCGGAAGAGCTTTCCCGGCTGCTGGGCGAGAAAAATGTTCCCACGCCGGAGCAGTCCGCCATCATCAGTTCACCCCTGGCGCCCCGGCTGGTCATCGCCGGCGCGGGTTCGGGCAAAACCGCCACCATGGCTGACCGCGTGGTCTGGCTCGTGGCCAACGGCTGGGTACGGCCGGAAGAAGTCCTGGGTGTGACGTTCACCCGGAAGGCGGCCGGTGAACTGGCATCGCGGATCCGGGCGAAGCTGGCTGCCCTGCAACGGCTGGCCGGCCAGGACGGCGGGCGCCGGCTGTTCCCCGAGCAGCCGATCTCGAGTGATTCCCTTGAGCCCAAGGTCTCCACCTACCACTCCTTCGCCAGCGGAATAGTGTCCGACTATGGCCTGCGGCTCGGCGTGGAGCGGGACGTGGTCCTCCTCGGTGGCGCCCAGGCCTGGCAGCTGGCCAGCGAAGTGGTGGAAGCCTACGACGGCGAATACGCCCACTTCCGCGCTGCGAAATCCACCCTGGTCAAGGCCGTTATCCAGCTCGCCGGCGAATGCGCGGAGCACCTCCAGGAGCCCGAGGACGTGGAAGCCTGGCTGATGGCGCGGCTTTCGGAATTTGAGTCCCTTTCGTATATGGCGGACAAAAAGAAGAACCCTCCCCAGGCGGCGGCCGAGCTTGCCGGAATGCTGCGCACCCGCGCCAGTGTCGCGGACATGGTTGGCCGGTACGCGGCGGCCAAGCGGGCGCGGGGCGCCCTCGACTTCGGAGACCTGGTGGCGCTCGCAGCCAAGGTGGCGCAGGATGTTCCCCTGGCCGCGCAGATGGAGCGGCAGCGCTACAAAGTGGTGCTGCTCGACGAATTCCAGGACACCTCGTATGCCCAGCTGGTGCTTTTCTCGCGGCTCTTCGGCGCCGGCCATGCTGTGACTGCGGTGGGTGACCCGAACCAGTCCATCTATGGTTTCCGCGGCGCCTCGGCCGGCCAGCTCTTCCACTTCGTCCGGGAGTTTCCTGTCCGCACCGGTCCGGCAGATTCACCCGGAAACTGGGCTCCGGCACCAACGTCCTACCTGACCACGGCCTGGCGGAACGGGCGGTCCATCCTCGCGGCAGCAAACGTGATGTCCGACTCCCTGGGCAAGGCAGCCGCAGCGCGCGGACCGGCCGGCGGGGGCAGCGCACCCGGCGGAGGCGGGACGGCAGCCGCTGACGTCCCGCCATTGCAGCCCAGCCCCTACGCCGTCGACGGCACTGTAGTCCTGGGGCGGTTCGGCACCGATGCGGACGAAGCTGCCGTATTGGCGGACGAGGTCCTGAAGTACCGGGTGACGGACTTTGAACTGAAGCCGGACGGCACGCCCGTGCCCCCGGCCATCGCCGTGCTGTGCCGCCGCCGCGCCCAGATGGAAACAGTCCGGCGCCAGTTCGAGGCACGCGGCATCCCGTACGAAATAGTCGGGCTTGGCGGACTCCTGGACACCCCGGAGATCGTGGATCTGGTGGCCACCCTGCGTGTCCTCGCAGACCCGGGCCGGTCCGATTCCCTGATGCGGCTCCTTGCCGGTGCCCGCTGGCGCATCGGTCCCGCAGACCTCATGGCCCTGCGGGACTGGTCCAGCCAGTTGGCGCGCCGGCGCGGACAGTCCGCCGTGCGGGCCGGGGACGACCGGTCCATGGACGGGCAGCCCGACGACGGCAGCGACACCGTTCTTGAGGGGGACCTGACGGACGGTGCCAGCCTGGTGGAAGCCTTGGACTGGCTGCCCCGGGAGGGGTGGACATCTGCTCACGGCCGTTCGCTCAGCGGTGCCGCCCGAGGCCGGCTTGCCCGCCTGTCGGCCGAGCTCCGGCAGCTTCGGGGCTACCTCGGCGATGACCTCACAACCCTTCTGGGTGAAGTGGAGCGGGCCATGCTGCTGGACATCGAGGTGGCGGCACGCCCGGGCATCAGCATCCACCAGGCCCGCCGCAACCTCGATGCCTTCCAGGATGCAGCCGCAGGGTTCCTGCGGACGTCCCAGCGTGTGGATATCCTTGCTTTCCTGTCCTGGCTCGAGGCCGCGGCCGCCGAGGAAAACGGGCTGGAAGCGCCGGCCGCCGACGTCAACCGCGAAGCGGTCCAACTCCTGACGGTCCATGCCTCCAAGGGCCTGGAATGGGACGTCGTTTTTGTTCCCGGGCTCAATGCAGGGGCTTTTCCCAGCGACAGGGACTCCCGCTGGAGCAGCGGCTCGGCGGCCCTGCCCTGGCCGCTCCGTGGCGACAGGGCAGATCTTCCGCAGTGGGACCTCGACCAGCCGGACCAGAAGGGCTGGCTGGATGCGGAAAAGGAATTCAAGGCCGCAGTCCAGGCCCACGGGGAGTCGGAAGAACGCCGCCTCGCATATGTGGCGTACACCAGGGCCAAGCACGTGCTGTGGGTATCGAGCGCGGCGTGGGTCGGATCCCGGGCAGGGCGGGCGGACATGTCGCCGTTCCTCGCCGAGCTCGAGCCGCTGGCAATTGTGGTCGACGGCAAGGCTCCTGCCGCGGTAGTCCATCCGGCGTCGCAGGATGAAGCTTCCCTGCCGGAGACCAGCCCGCTGACCCTTGAGACGGAAGTTGCGAGCTGGCCCTACGATCCCCTCGAGGGCCCGGTGGATCCGCGGACGGGGGACCGCCTGCGCCTGTCCTCCGGACGGCGCGGGGCCATGGAGGCCGCAGCAGCCAAGGTGCTCGCCGCGCTGGAACACCACGGACAGGAGCCTTTCGCGGGTGAAGGAGCCCCCGGCGGGGACCCGACCGACGGCAGGCTGCTCAGCGGCGTGGCCCGGGGTTGGGCACGGGAAGCAGCGTTGCTGCTGGAACGCCGGTCCAGGAGGTCCGCCAGCCGCGATGTGCACCTTCCGGGGCACATCTCCGCCTCCACACTGGTGGAGTTGCGGGAGGACGCAACAGCTGTGCTTGGGAGGCTCCGCAGGCCCGTACCACGGGAACCCGGGATGTCAGCACGGAAGGGAACGGCCTTCCACTCATGGGTGGAGGAATACTTCGGCGCTGCGGGCATGCTTGACCTGGACGAAGCTCCCGGTTCCGATGACCACATCGATGCCGCCTATGACCTGGATGCGATGGTGGCAACGTTCAAGGCGTCCCCCTGGGCAAGCCGGTCACCGGCCTTTGTCGAAGTGCCCGTGGAGACGCGCGTGGGTGATGTTGTGGTGCGCGGCCGGATTGATGCAGTGTTCCGCGATGCCGACGGCAGGTGGGACCTGGTGGACTGGAAAACCGGGCGGCGGCCCTCCGCTGCCGCCCTGAAGACGAAAGCCGTGCAGCTTGCCGTGTACCGGCTGGCCTGGGCGCGGCTAAAGGATGTACCGCTGGAGGAGGTGCGGGCCGCCTTTTTCTACGTTGCTGATAACGAGGTGGTAAGGCCTCACGATCTCGGATCAGCCCGCGAGCTGGAGCGGATCGTCAGCGCTGCCCTCAGTTCTTAG
- a CDS encoding macrolide 2'-phosphotransferase: protein MRRKPIELAAVATAAVPGLTPTAVSSAPDDPADFDSALLLDSEGKRWRVRSPRHAEASARLETEFLVLRAFAPGIRAELPFLMPTVAGSVRLGTLSTFVYSHLAGSTRSVEELTAGPDVLAREIGVALAAIHDLPRSLVSNADLPSYTPNEFRQRRLNELDQAATTGKIPPALLLRWEHALEDVSLWRFNPSVVHGDLHEDNLLVEGQRVTAVTGWTDLRIGDPADDFAWLVASNEQDFVDAVLDAYTASRRDTPDNHLLRRAALSAEFALAQYLVKGIASDDSGMISEAEDMLATLARDIEEYGGQPISVEPQPAAAAPAVGGTAAAVPAAGPEAVVRAADAGPSGPVPPVTVVPLPVPAPVQPAVHVTPIPVEPPAGAASEGAAVIGGAAKDNGGDRGPEDPGTKAEAAAGPDDTSTAAISIVDPTKN, encoded by the coding sequence GTGAGAAGAAAACCGATTGAACTGGCAGCCGTAGCAACCGCGGCAGTCCCCGGACTGACCCCGACGGCCGTTAGCTCTGCCCCGGATGATCCCGCCGACTTCGACTCAGCCCTGCTGCTCGATTCCGAGGGCAAGCGCTGGCGCGTCCGCTCGCCCCGGCATGCAGAGGCCAGCGCCAGGCTGGAAACGGAATTTCTTGTGCTGCGCGCCTTTGCTCCGGGCATCCGTGCCGAACTTCCCTTCCTGATGCCCACTGTGGCGGGCAGCGTGCGGCTGGGCACGCTCAGCACATTTGTCTACTCGCACCTGGCCGGAAGCACCCGCAGCGTCGAGGAGCTCACCGCCGGGCCGGATGTCCTGGCCCGCGAAATCGGTGTTGCCCTTGCCGCCATCCATGACCTTCCCCGTTCGCTGGTCAGCAATGCCGACCTGCCCAGCTACACCCCCAACGAGTTCCGCCAGCGCCGGCTCAACGAACTGGACCAGGCCGCCACCACCGGAAAAATCCCGCCGGCCCTCCTGCTGCGCTGGGAACATGCCCTCGAAGACGTGTCGCTGTGGCGCTTCAACCCCAGCGTGGTGCACGGCGACCTCCACGAGGACAACCTCCTGGTGGAAGGCCAGCGAGTCACCGCCGTGACCGGCTGGACAGACTTGAGGATTGGCGATCCGGCCGATGACTTCGCCTGGCTCGTTGCCTCCAATGAGCAGGACTTTGTTGACGCGGTGTTGGATGCCTACACGGCCAGCCGCAGGGATACCCCTGACAACCATCTGCTTCGGCGGGCGGCGCTGTCCGCCGAGTTCGCCCTGGCCCAGTACCTGGTGAAGGGTATCGCCTCGGATGACAGCGGCATGATTTCTGAGGCGGAGGACATGCTGGCCACCCTGGCCCGGGACATCGAAGAGTACGGCGGGCAGCCCATCAGTGTTGAGCCGCAGCCCGCAGCGGCCGCTCCTGCTGTCGGCGGTACCGCTGCCGCTGTCCCGGCTGCCGGCCCCGAGGCTGTAGTCAGGGCGGCCGACGCCGGTCCATCGGGTCCGGTGCCCCCCGTTACCGTGGTGCCGCTGCCCGTCCCCGCCCCGGTCCAGCCGGCGGTCCACGTCACCCCCATTCCGGTGGAGCCGCCGGCCGGGGCCGCCAGCGAAGGCGCGGCCGTCATCGGCGGGGCCGCGAAGGACAACGGCGGCGACCGGGGCCCGGAGGATCCAGGCACCAAAGCTGAAGCCGCTGCAGGGCCGGACGATACGTCCACGGCCGCGATCTCCATTGTCGACCCCACGAAGAACTAG